The nucleotide sequence AAAACGGTGGAAATGCATGAATTTCGCCAGCACGTTGCAATATTCGCAAGCGGCGTTCTGGCTGTGGCAAACGCCTAATTGCTTGTTCTACTGCGGGAAGATTTGGCTGACGGCGCATTACTGCAACGCAAGGAAGCGATAGAGTATCTGCAAGTTTGGGCAAATCGACTACATTAAACCCGCCGAAGGCAATTCCATCTAGCAACACAATATGCAGTTGCGGCAGAAATTTGCCACCGATTAGTAACTTACAGAGGGTGCCTGTAGCATTCCAACCATCCTGTCTCGCGTGTCCCCACACCATACCTTCAAAGCGCGTACCCGCACAAACCACCCCGGCTATGGATACGCGACTGCCACGCCGACGTTGGAATGGCGCATCGTCGAAGCCGATGACGCGAATGACGCGATGTAGTCTGAGTAATGATTCGAGATTCACTGTAGAAATTTTATCAGCCTACTGGGGAGGCGGAGCATCCCAAACTGCAATTCCCTGCGTATACAAATGAGGATATTACCTAGCGGCTATGGAAAGAGAGATTATGACCGGGAATAACGAGCTGTGGCGACCTGGAAATGAAAATTTGGCCTTATCCAGAGATGATGTCCATGTTTGGCGTGCTTCGCTAGACCAAGCGCCATCTAGGGTGGATTATCTGGCGCAAACGCTTTCTAGAGACGAGCGATCGCGAGCGGATCGTTTTTACTTCGAGAAAGACAAAAAGCGGTTTATTGTCGGGCGCGGGCTACTTAGGACAATATTGGGGTACTACTTAGATATTCAGCCTCATCACGTAAAGTTTAGTTATGGCTCAAAGGGTAAGCCAGCGCTGGAGGTAGGAGACGAGGGTTGTAGGCTGGAGTTTAACTTGTCCCACTCCCAGGGAATGGCTATATATGCGATCGCGCGCGATCGCAAGATTGGTATTGACATCGAACACAAGCGTACAATTACTGAAGTCGATCAGCTTGCCAAAAACTTCTTTTCTGCGCGAGAGAACACTATATTAAGCGGACTCTCTCCCAGCCAGAAGCAAGAGATGTTTTTCCATTGCTGGACTAGCAAAGAAGCCTATCTCAAAGCAATCGGGGAAGGCTTGACTAAACCGCTAGATGAGATTGAAGTCAGCTTGGCGATCGGGGAACCACCGAAGTTACTTAGCATTGCAGGCGATCCGCAGGAAGCACAGCGCTGGTGTCTCCATTCCTTGACACCCGCCGCCGACTATGTAGCGACTCTTGCAGTTGAAGGACACGGTTGGCGTCTCTCTTGCTGGGAGTAAATTAGCCCTAAGTGCCTAATTCAATCAGCATTTCCGTACTGCTTAGGCGAAAACCGCAGGATGCAAACAACCGCCTCGCCGCATCGTTGGGAGCAGCAGTATCGAGCCGAATTTGCTTAACTCCCTTTTGGCTAAAACTATCAACAGCCATCATCACCATCTGGCGTGCAATTCCGGCGTGGCGATATTCCGGCTCCACCCATAAGTCGTGAATAAAAGCGAATTCTGCTAGACGATAAATTGGGATTTCACGCTCGATAGTCGCCACCAGAAACCCAACCAGTTGAGCAGGTTGGGTTGGCGTAGCAGCTTCAGACTCAGCTACCAGGAACACGCTGCGATCGCTAGTCGCCACTTTACTCAACCACCGTTGATAACCCAACTCCGGATTTGCTAAAAATCCATACTTAGCCGAATCCCACAATTCGTGCAAAGCGCAAATCGCCGCAACCATCGGTAGAACTGCGGGTACATCAACTGGTGTGGCAGGGCGGATAATCATGTCATACCATTTTGGATTTTAGTCTCGTTCCCAGGCTCTGCCTGGGAATGCGGATTTTGGATTGTAAAACCCAAGCCGGATGGCAGATTTGCGGGATTTTAACTGTTGCAAGCATAAAGCATATATGGTGTCGGTTCAAGCGCAACGGCTCTCTTTGACAGCATAAATACTCCCTATGGCAGGTCTACTTAACGAAAAGTAACTATATTCTGGGAAAGGTTATGTAAACCCCCACGATAAGCCGACTTGTACCCGAATAAAGCGGCAAATACCTAAATATAACAACCCGTTTTCTTGTAAGAAAGCGGGTTGAGAGGAACCGAGATATTAATACAGAGCGAGGCGAATTAAGGTGAGAATTGGCGCTTATTACTTGGGCAACGGAAATTGTGAATTTACCGTTTGGGCACCCACTCTCCAAGAGGTAGCTGTAAAAATCGTTTCTCCTAAAGAACACCTGATTCCGATGGAAAAGGATGAATGGGGATACTGGAAAGC is from Microcoleus sp. FACHB-831 and encodes:
- a CDS encoding DUF99 family protein; this translates as MNLESLLRLHRVIRVIGFDDAPFQRRRGSRVSIAGVVCAGTRFEGMVWGHARQDGWNATGTLCKLLIGGKFLPQLHIVLLDGIAFGGFNVVDLPKLADTLSLPCVAVMRRQPNLPAVEQAIRRLPQPERRLRILQRAGEIHAFPPFFFQVCGETPEVTAAVLQRLTDCGKVPEALRLAHLIGAATVNGESGSSA
- a CDS encoding 4'-phosphopantetheinyl transferase superfamily protein; protein product: MEREIMTGNNELWRPGNENLALSRDDVHVWRASLDQAPSRVDYLAQTLSRDERSRADRFYFEKDKKRFIVGRGLLRTILGYYLDIQPHHVKFSYGSKGKPALEVGDEGCRLEFNLSHSQGMAIYAIARDRKIGIDIEHKRTITEVDQLAKNFFSARENTILSGLSPSQKQEMFFHCWTSKEAYLKAIGEGLTKPLDEIEVSLAIGEPPKLLSIAGDPQEAQRWCLHSLTPAADYVATLAVEGHGWRLSCWE
- a CDS encoding GNAT family N-acetyltransferase gives rise to the protein MIIRPATPVDVPAVLPMVAAICALHELWDSAKYGFLANPELGYQRWLSKVATSDRSVFLVAESEAATPTQPAQLVGFLVATIEREIPIYRLAEFAFIHDLWVEPEYRHAGIARQMVMMAVDSFSQKGVKQIRLDTAAPNDAARRLFASCGFRLSSTEMLIELGT